The DNA window CCTCAAAGAGGTTGATCCTCGCCATCGGGCGATTGGTGCACATACTCGTCATTTCAGAGCCCACTTTCGGCCGGGATTTCAACGAAATAGAGGGCGAAATTGATGTATTCAAGCGACAGCTTGATGGTGCCGATTATCTGCAATTCGAATCCGAACTTCGGCGAACGAAGCGCGGACGTTAGTAGCCTATAGTGGTGCCGGAGAAGATTGAATAGAACTGGCGTGTCGACCTGTTGATGCGAGAGCTGGACCTCGCACGATCGCGTTCGGTTCTCGGTCGGACTGAACTCGAACCGGGTCCTGAGGGGCGGATTGCGCACACCGGGGACTGCTCCGAGTTCAGTTGACTCGCGGGGTGTAGGGGTTCAGGCGGCGAGTGCGGCCTGATTGAGGGTCTCACGCTCCATGCGGTGAAGAGCTTGCCGAGGCAGCCTTGACGGCGCCGGCGCTGGCAGGTGTGTTCGATCCAGATCACGATCTATGCGGAGTTGGTCGCGGGAACCCTAGTGTGAACCGTTCCGGCCTTAGTTCCGATCCCATTTGGCGACATCACCGGTTGGGAATTTTTCCGGGCGGGCGATCAGACTCCGCCTCCTAATAGCTGAGTGCTGTAGCGACTGAGATGCTGCTGCCTATCGAACGGCAGCGATGAGGCCAAGTCGTTGAGATGCCTCTCCAACATCGATCCGACAATAGGGTATTTTCCATCGCTGGGCGGTGATATTACGCCGTACAAAAGCCCTGCGGGAGTAACCATGCCGTAGGTACCGAGCTTCGCCGATGCACGGAATACGTCGACCTCGGCCAGGCCCTCGTACGATTCGATTGCGGACGCGACGATTTCCTCATATTCAGTCGCGGAAATCGAGTAGATATTCCGATTGGTAAATCCATCGCCAATCGGAGTAAATTCGAGTAAAGACCACCTTGTGATGCACCTGTAGGGCGTCAGTAGCTTCCCAATATCGGATATGCAATTTGAGTTCTGGCGACTTACGATTGTTCTGACTATTGCCGGCCTGCCTGCTTGTTCGTGAAAATCCAATGCATTGATAACCGCTTTGAAGTTTCCTCGGGTTGATCGGAAGTTGTCGTGCTTGTTGGCGGTGCCGCCATCGAGCGAGATTCCGGTTAGGGCCACTTTCCCGTCGAGGATGCGTTCTTGCAAGTCTTTGCTGAATTTCTGGAAGTTTGATTGCAATTCAACAGATAGGCCGATGGATGTAGCGAAATCGATCAGCGCAGGAAGGTCGGATCGAAGACTAGGGTCTCCTCCTGCGAAGACAAAACGATCGATACCTGCGTACCTGGAAATTTCAATTAGCTGGAGTGCATTGTCGAACGTAAGTGGAGTATCGACACTGCGGTAGCAGAATTTACAGTGTAGATTGCATTCTGACCAGCATTCCCAGTGAATTTTGGAAAGTCCTATCCGACTGAATGCGCCTCGACATTCGTCAAGACTTGATTTGGCCGGGCTGTCATCGCAGGCGGCGCAGGTTGCGGTCATCGCCTTAGCCGATCCAACATTTCCGAAACGATATTTGGAACTCTTGGAAGGTAGTTGGAGACTAACCCCGCGACAACGCCACCAGTGAAGGCGACGATGACTGACGACCGATCGGAAAATACTAGCGCGGCGGCAAAAGCTAGTATGGTGAGCAATGGAAGCCATGATTTTTTAAGGAGGCTCATCGGATACCCGAGCGGGCCTGCGGCGTGAGCTCGGCGCCAAGCGTCATTGAAAATCTGCTGGAATACCAGCGCTAGATTTGAATTTGTGTCCGATCGCGCCTCGACCATAACGCCTTGCGTGCTACGCTGAGAGGATGGGTTAAAAATATCAATTCGGACCGTTCGGCCGTCGACGCATGCGCTGCTGGCGAATCGCAGATCAGATTCGCGATTGGTTACTCTGATGCGAAATGTGTCGATGCCTTTTGCATTCTGTTGCCAAGCTCGAATTCGATCTGCCGACTCGGCCTTAATTGCATTGCCTCGAATTTTTGCGGCGAGGCGTGGCGTGGCAAGCAGGACGCGAATCTCGACGCCCGATCTCGCGGCTGCCTGAAGGTCCTTCACCTGCGCGAGCCTGGGTGTCGTATTGATCATTGGAAGCAGGATTTCATCCGATGCGCTCTGAATGATCGGGCCGAATGACTCATATACTTCAGGTGAGTGCATTCCTCCGAGGACTGTTACAGTTGGTTGATTCTGTTCCCGTTGCGCCTTCAGTGCATGCTCAAATCCGGGGTCGGCTAGGAATGACGCCAGCATTGCAGGCAGGTCTTGCGGCGAGCTGAGGAGCACTACTGAGCCTGTAGAGACTTCCTCCAGCCAGTTTTGACGTCGAGCGTTCGCAAGTGCAGATTCTGCGATTCCTGGGGCGGATAGTCCGGAATACTGTCGCACTATGTCAATCGTTTCGATTTCCGGCCGCGCATGCCCTCGCGTGTACATCATAATTGTAACTAGTGCTTGCGTACTCTCGATACCGGCCGATACCAATCGGTCGACCAACTCTGCTTCTCGTGCAGTTACTGCACCTGCTGAACCCAATGGACTCACCTCTGGCTTAACTGTATGCGAGGACGGAATCGGTAAATGTCTGCCGAAATTGCATGTAATTGCCTATACAGACGCCGACTCGGCTGGCCTGAAGCTGGATGCACTCACTGCGACTTGGCTTTGCGTCCGCGAGTTGCCTTGGGTGGACGCCAGTTGCCGAGATCGGGCACGGCGACGCCGACGGCCGCCGCCTTCTCGTTGAGCTGGCCGGCGAGGTAGTCGGCGAGGTCTATCCCGAAGGTCGGGTCGACGCCGGAATGCCATTGCTTGACCCACGGCAGCACCTCCGCTATACCGGCGACGACCGGTACCAACTCCGACAGGGCCGTTCCCTCCTGCTCACGAAGAGCGTAGATCGTCGCGAGCGCGAGGCACTGCTGGGCGTGGTTCCAGCCGGCCCACCCCAGCAGTGGGGTGGGGTCGGTGGCGCGGCCGGCGCCGGGATAGGAGATGAACCGTTCCTTCGGGACATCCAGCTTGCCGCGATGGGACCAGTACGAGGACTTGAGGAAATCGGCGCTGGTGTACTTCGGAGGCACGGGGATGTCGGTGGCCTTGATCAGACCGGCGTCCTCGTCGCGCTGCAGGTCCCACACGCGTTCCCACTCCGCGCGTTTCCGCAAACCGGCTTCCTTGTAGCGCATAGCCGCCAGGTACGGCACTGCCTCGTCGGCGAGGAGTTTGACGAGGGTCTCGGTGACGGGCGCATCCTTCTTGCCGGCCCACAGGTCGAGTGCGGTGATGAACTCGGGGTCCTTCTCCATACGTCCGGCGAGTTCGGCGACCGACAGCATCTGTGGAGTGCTCTGCGGGGTGAACCACAGCGACCGATCCTCGAGTCGATCGAGCAGCCAATCCTTGAGTGCCCTCTGCAGTTTCACATCCCACGAGTCGCCGGCCCAGCGGCGCTTGTACTCGGGGCGCTCCAGCAGGCGGATGAAGGGATTCGACTCGATGGTGTCCAGTCGCTTCTGGACGAGTTCCCGGTATTCGGCTGGCCAGTGTGTGGGAATTTCCAGGGTCTGTACGTGCCCGTGATTGCGGTGGCTGAACCACTTGGTGTTGGATTCGCCGAGGTTGAGCTGGCGAGCCAATCCGATCTCGAAAGCACGCTCGCCTGGGTGGATTTCGGGTGAGAGCCCTACGTCGAGAAAGAGTCGTTCATCGATAAGGTTGTAGTTGTAGTAGACCTCCCAATCGAGCTCCTCCTGCTCTGTAACCATCGACCCACGCACGGAGGCGCTTTGGCGCCGTGACTCATTGATGGAGCTGTGGATAGAGCCGTCACCTGTAAGGGCATTTGCGGGCTCGACTGCGGAAAGTTGCTGGGCGAGTTGGTCGAGTCTGCGTGCGCGCTCCAGGACATCGCGGGGGGGCAGAGGGAAGTCTTGCAGGGTCGTCCCGGTGAACTCCCAGTTCCACGACCACGGCTGGTCGGGCATGCCGCTTGCAGCAGTCGCGTTGCCCTTGCTTTGGCTGTTCTGCTTGAGCCAGAAGCAAGCGGTCGAACTGTTGAGGGTGCCCAGGAGTCGCAGGTGATCGTCCTCGGAGGTGCCCTCCCGCAACTTGATCACCGGCGCGTGGGAGCTGAAGATTCGCCCCCCTCTTTCAAGTTCGAAATGGTTGTGTGTGCCGATGTTTGCAAAGCAGATAGACAGCGGGGTTCGATAACCTGAAGAAGTATGCTGCATGTAAGCCCACCATTTGAGACCGGCGTCGGCCATGTTCCCCTGAAAAGTGCGCCGCTCTTCCAGCGTGCGCCGGTATGGCCACAGAGATTTGGGGGGTGCCTGGACGTCAATCTCGGAAGTACCATAACGGTATGGGTAGAAAATCAGATTCGCCGGTCGCGCGCCCCAATCTCGTACTTCTTCGCCCAGGATGAGCTCCCTGAAGGGGTCGCTCGGTGTGATCCGGATGCCAAGGCGGGGGCGAATAAATGCGTCGTCTGATCCAGCTCGGATTGCACGACCGATCGGGCCTTCGATATGGTCATTCAGGACAGATGTCGTCGCGTCCTGAATTGCGCGCTGAGTCTCAACCGCCCCGCCCCCGCTGAGGCTCCACGGGTGTTTTCCGAGCAAATCACGATTCAAGTCTTCGACTGAGATCCAAGGATCTTCGAAGCCTGGTTCATCTACGTGGTCCACGATCGAGCGCCACACTTTGCCCTTTGAGGGATCATCAGGTGCACCTGGTTCACCTTGGATGCCGAGAATCGCACGGACTGTCGTATGAACCGCACGGTGGTTTCGGCCGGCAATAATTACTGTGGGTGTGCCGTGCCCTGGGATGTAAGCACCTGATGTATCGGCAACGAGACGTAGATCCATCCGCGACAAAAACTCTTCGATCAAGGGAGCGCCGAACCCTCGCTTCATGAAAGAGTTCGACGTGATCTGACCAACCCAACCAGCCCTATCTCCCTTACTGGCGAGATAAAAGAACTTTTCCATGAAAGGAACAGTCAGGGCATAAGTTCCCTTGCAGTAGCGGTAGATCTCGCGGTATCGCGCGTTGAGTGCCTTGTCGCCGACGACAATGTATGGCGGATTCCCGACTACCACGTCGTACTGGCCCGGCGCGAGAATCTTGCGCAGCAGCGCTACGTCTTCGGTCGAGTAAGCGAACCCCGACACTACGGCGTCCTTGTCGAAGGACAGGTCACCAAAGTCGAGGGCTGTCGCCCCACCCTGCTCCGCTCCGTGGAGCAGCGAGTCCCCATTGGCGAGATTCAAAGTGAACTTCGGCGCGTTCACCAAAGTCGTTTCCCCGGACGCCTTC is part of the Rhodococcus sp. SGAir0479 genome and encodes:
- a CDS encoding radical SAM protein, with protein sequence MTATCAACDDSPAKSSLDECRGAFSRIGLSKIHWECWSECNLHCKFCYRSVDTPLTFDNALQLIEISRYAGIDRFVFAGGDPSLRSDLPALIDFATSIGLSVELQSNFQKFSKDLQERILDGKVALTGISLDGGTANKHDNFRSTRGNFKAVINALDFHEQAGRPAIVRTIVSRQNSNCISDIGKLLTPYRCITRWSLLEFTPIGDGFTNRNIYSISATEYEEIVASAIESYEGLAEVDVFRASAKLGTYGMVTPAGLLYGVISPPSDGKYPIVGSMLERHLNDLASSLPFDRQQHLSRYSTQLLGGGV
- the pglX gene encoding BREX-2 system adenine-specific DNA-methyltransferase PglX, yielding MALATISGAALKDALKPQLTLLVDDMRAKLTADPAELERWRATHRNAVAEQRTAVSWTDWSEDQLTQAAVGWLLTSVFVRFCEDNLLLGDTAVWITHPDPMLRQRAIDAEQAFYRSDTNHSYREWLEESFDALQKFPATQSLVDEHAALNIIAPSSDAVHQVLSFWRQVDDTGELVWTFRDPELSTRFLGDLYQDLSDFAKKKYALLQTPEFVEEFILDQTLEPALKDRPLEGFKVIDPTCGSGHFLLGAFARLVDRWHREAPGLDLRTRVDNALSSVYGVDLNPFAVAIAKFRLIVAALKASGETTLVNAPKFTLNLANGDSLLHGAEQGGATALDFGDLSFDKDAVVSGFAYSTEDVALLRKILAPGQYDVVVGNPPYIVVGDKALNARYREIYRYCKGTYALTVPFMEKFFYLASKGDRAGWVGQITSNSFMKRGFGAPLIEEFLSRMDLRLVADTSGAYIPGHGTPTVIIAGRNHRAVHTTVRAILGIQGEPGAPDDPSKGKVWRSIVDHVDEPGFEDPWISVEDLNRDLLGKHPWSLSGGGAVETQRAIQDATTSVLNDHIEGPIGRAIRAGSDDAFIRPRLGIRITPSDPFRELILGEEVRDWGARPANLIFYPYRYGTSEIDVQAPPKSLWPYRRTLEERRTFQGNMADAGLKWWAYMQHTSSGYRTPLSICFANIGTHNHFELERGGRIFSSHAPVIKLREGTSEDDHLRLLGTLNSSTACFWLKQNSQSKGNATAASGMPDQPWSWNWEFTGTTLQDFPLPPRDVLERARRLDQLAQQLSAVEPANALTGDGSIHSSINESRRQSASVRGSMVTEQEELDWEVYYNYNLIDERLFLDVGLSPEIHPGERAFEIGLARQLNLGESNTKWFSHRNHGHVQTLEIPTHWPAEYRELVQKRLDTIESNPFIRLLERPEYKRRWAGDSWDVKLQRALKDWLLDRLEDRSLWFTPQSTPQMLSVAELAGRMEKDPEFITALDLWAGKKDAPVTETLVKLLADEAVPYLAAMRYKEAGLRKRAEWERVWDLQRDEDAGLIKATDIPVPPKYTSADFLKSSYWSHRGKLDVPKERFISYPGAGRATDPTPLLGWAGWNHAQQCLALATIYALREQEGTALSELVPVVAGIAEVLPWVKQWHSGVDPTFGIDLADYLAGQLNEKAAAVGVAVPDLGNWRPPKATRGRKAKSQ